A section of the Methanoregula formicica SMSP genome encodes:
- a CDS encoding ATP-binding protein has protein sequence MKTIVTMGRGGTGKTTFVALMAKYLIESGNGPILLVDADPDQNLAEMVGVDLEAAGKKTIAELLSETFIQQGGTTIGIPPSKRIENRIWEEGLYEGEQFDLFSVGTKWVEGCYCLPDAALKNALSSITRQYTYILIDSPGGLEHLNRKIASNVDVIFDVMGPSSKSFAHVKRAHRVISEVGIRFDRFFVIGGYGFTDAPDPQALAGLGLPYIGRIAEDETIAQMVLSGKCLLDAPAGSPAYRSVREIIGKALSEKQEKKME, from the coding sequence ATGAAGACAATCGTGACCATGGGACGGGGCGGGACCGGCAAGACGACGTTTGTTGCCCTCATGGCAAAATATCTCATTGAATCGGGCAACGGCCCGATCCTTCTCGTTGACGCTGATCCGGACCAGAACCTTGCCGAGATGGTGGGTGTCGACCTCGAAGCGGCCGGGAAAAAGACCATCGCCGAACTGCTCTCGGAGACCTTCATCCAGCAGGGCGGGACAACAATCGGCATTCCCCCCTCGAAACGGATCGAGAACCGCATCTGGGAAGAGGGGCTCTACGAAGGGGAGCAGTTCGACCTCTTCTCGGTCGGGACAAAGTGGGTTGAGGGGTGTTACTGCCTGCCGGACGCGGCGCTCAAGAACGCGCTCTCCTCAATCACGCGCCAGTACACCTATATCCTCATCGATTCTCCGGGCGGCCTTGAACACCTGAACCGGAAGATCGCAAGCAACGTGGATGTCATCTTCGATGTCATGGGGCCTTCGTCCAAATCTTTCGCCCACGTTAAACGTGCACACCGGGTCATCAGCGAGGTCGGGATCCGGTTCGACCGCTTCTTTGTCATCGGGGGCTATGGCTTCACGGACGCTCCCGATCCTCAAGCGCTGGCGGGACTCGGCCTGCCCTATATCGGGAGGATTGCAGAGGACGAGACCATTGCGCAGATGGTGCTTTCCGGGAAATGCCTGCTTGATGCTCCTGCCGGTTCGCCGGCGTACCGGTCAGTCAGGGAAATTATCGGAAAAGCACTGTCAGAAAAACAGGAAAAGAAAATGGAATGA
- a CDS encoding response regulator — MFQVLYVDDEPELLQIGKIFLEGHGKFRVDTATSAPEAMTLLESGNYEAIVSDYQMPVMDGIAFLKKIRASGNTIPFIIFTGKGREEVVIQALNEGADSYLQKGGEANSQFAELAHKIRLVVEHRRADKKISDQERLQSDILNFLPDATFAINTEGIVIAWNRAMEKLTGTPASVMIGEGKYAYAVSLYGERRPLLIDLVLKNDPAIKTRYPFIKRNGNILYAEVTVPGFAGVRDALLWFTASPLYDNAGTMIGAIESIRDVTDRKIVRDSLQREKEFFDAVIDCIPNIFFVLDRDGKFIRTNRFMEESLGKSGEAIADMNALAFVVEEDRHAAEKAIREVFSSGSGEIRVHVRGKDNVVKDYRLRGSRLVVGDERYVVGTGVEVNPDNP, encoded by the coding sequence ATGTTCCAGGTCCTGTATGTGGATGATGAGCCCGAGTTGCTCCAGATCGGCAAGATCTTTCTTGAGGGGCACGGAAAGTTCCGTGTCGACACAGCGACCTCTGCGCCTGAAGCGATGACTCTCCTTGAGTCCGGCAACTACGAAGCCATCGTCTCCGATTACCAGATGCCGGTCATGGACGGCATAGCATTCTTAAAAAAGATCCGGGCTTCCGGCAATACCATCCCATTTATCATTTTTACCGGAAAAGGCCGGGAGGAGGTTGTCATTCAGGCCCTCAACGAAGGGGCAGATTCCTATCTCCAGAAAGGCGGTGAGGCGAATTCCCAATTTGCGGAACTTGCGCACAAGATCCGGCTGGTTGTCGAGCACCGGAGGGCCGACAAGAAAATATCCGATCAGGAACGGCTCCAGTCGGATATCCTCAACTTCCTGCCCGATGCAACGTTTGCCATCAACACGGAGGGGATCGTGATTGCGTGGAACCGGGCCATGGAGAAGCTGACCGGGACCCCTGCATCTGTGATGATCGGTGAAGGCAAGTACGCATATGCCGTCTCCTTATACGGAGAACGCCGCCCCCTCCTGATCGATCTTGTGCTGAAGAATGATCCGGCCATAAAAACCCGGTATCCTTTCATCAAACGGAACGGGAACATCCTGTATGCCGAGGTCACGGTACCGGGCTTTGCCGGAGTCCGGGATGCCCTATTATGGTTCACCGCCTCACCCCTCTATGATAATGCCGGAACGATGATTGGAGCAATCGAATCGATCCGGGATGTCACGGACCGGAAGATCGTCAGGGACTCCCTCCAGCGGGAGAAAGAGTTCTTCGATGCGGTCATCGACTGCATCCCTAATATCTTCTTTGTCCTGGACCGGGACGGGAAATTTATCCGGACCAACCGGTTTATGGAGGAATCGCTCGGAAAATCCGGGGAAGCGATAGCCGATATGAACGCGCTCGCGTTTGTTGTGGAAGAGGATCGGCATGCTGCTGAGAAGGCTATCAGGGAAGTATTTTCCAGCGGGTCTGGCGAAATACGCGTTCATGTGAGGGGAAAGGATAACGTTGTGAAGGACTATCGCCTGCGCGGCAGCCGGCTGGTTGTCGGGGACGAACGGTATGTTGTCGGGACTGGTGTCGAAGTTAACCCGGACAATCCCTGA
- a CDS encoding zinc ribbon domain-containing protein produces the protein MAYPNLYSDESIVLNAQNVKVKSVSFEAVLTTRRLILVDSKKHLIAPQEILLATLRDIEAGENAIRDPTITLSIITTTGATRQMILTFSKTSGGDRKRERDEWIKALRQNMASAGQHPIMPDQPIPEEAYPPGADERPSPARAAPAVPAHSGKKKIEIARPGPIKKIIDAPPAIPKPVETTSLPTGSFCNKCGSRVPPDSAFCNKCGTPVVTDADLDAHLATTSAPAPAVPQIQVQARPTFGQGDKKERPIEEVIHSIEPLIEDSVPRTQPYPIVPKQVFQPREQQAAAPEQQEPSPEAAPAPAPEAAAPAPESPTPGVTWPVLGSAGGPVEGQVSIPAQPEAAPASAPQAPPVPPAPPVPPVPGGKKKFIAIGAVALVLVLIIAAVFIFANPLGGGQPATTTPVTTAVPTTAATPTPSTPTMTYVPTETTPAVEPTETPAGTTSSSGGTMIVPDQNVWIHIIYDGEYNGIYGVAGGSTTIAGEGEKVLQIPVNVGIVIASIQKLDGSGDKLTVEIWKDGKRVAEKSTVSPKGVIEIQTDLRPTSTPTPTSTKIPVPTKTTAAANETANATATITAAAE, from the coding sequence ATGGCATATCCTAACCTCTACAGTGACGAATCGATCGTCCTCAATGCACAGAATGTCAAGGTGAAGTCCGTATCGTTCGAAGCGGTGCTCACGACACGCAGGCTCATTCTCGTGGACAGCAAGAAGCACCTGATAGCACCGCAGGAGATCCTGCTGGCAACCCTGCGGGACATCGAAGCTGGAGAGAATGCCATCCGCGACCCCACCATCACCCTCTCTATCATCACGACGACTGGCGCCACCCGCCAGATGATCCTCACGTTCTCGAAAACAAGCGGCGGGGACCGCAAGCGGGAACGCGACGAATGGATCAAGGCGCTCCGGCAGAACATGGCATCGGCCGGGCAGCACCCGATCATGCCCGACCAGCCAATCCCGGAAGAGGCCTATCCCCCCGGTGCCGATGAACGGCCATCACCTGCCCGGGCTGCACCCGCTGTCCCGGCTCATTCTGGAAAGAAGAAGATCGAGATCGCCCGCCCGGGCCCGATCAAAAAGATCATCGATGCCCCCCCGGCCATCCCGAAACCCGTGGAGACAACAAGCCTTCCCACGGGTTCGTTCTGCAACAAGTGCGGCAGCCGCGTACCCCCGGACTCGGCGTTCTGCAACAAGTGCGGGACACCGGTCGTGACCGATGCAGACCTTGACGCACACCTCGCCACGACCTCCGCCCCTGCGCCCGCAGTCCCCCAGATCCAGGTGCAGGCCCGGCCAACATTCGGGCAGGGCGACAAGAAAGAGCGACCTATCGAAGAGGTCATCCACTCGATCGAGCCGCTCATCGAGGACTCGGTCCCGCGGACCCAGCCCTACCCCATTGTGCCCAAACAGGTGTTCCAGCCCCGTGAACAGCAGGCGGCCGCACCGGAGCAGCAAGAGCCCTCACCGGAAGCTGCACCCGCCCCGGCACCCGAAGCCGCAGCGCCCGCGCCGGAATCCCCGACTCCCGGTGTGACCTGGCCGGTACTCGGTTCAGCCGGCGGCCCGGTTGAAGGGCAGGTCTCGATCCCGGCACAACCGGAAGCAGCACCGGCCTCAGCGCCGCAGGCTCCTCCCGTCCCGCCTGCACCACCCGTACCACCGGTCCCGGGCGGGAAGAAGAAGTTCATCGCGATCGGTGCTGTTGCACTGGTCCTCGTTCTCATCATTGCAGCGGTCTTCATCTTCGCAAACCCGCTGGGCGGAGGACAGCCGGCAACGACAACACCGGTCACGACCGCCGTGCCCACGACCGCCGCAACCCCCACCCCGTCCACGCCAACGATGACCTATGTTCCGACCGAGACCACACCGGCCGTTGAACCCACAGAAACGCCGGCCGGTACAACCAGCTCGTCCGGAGGCACGATGATCGTCCCGGACCAGAACGTCTGGATCCACATCATCTATGACGGCGAATACAACGGTATCTATGGTGTTGCCGGAGGGTCCACAACGATTGCCGGAGAAGGGGAGAAAGTCCTCCAGATCCCGGTCAACGTGGGGATCGTGATTGCCTCGATCCAGAAACTGGACGGGTCCGGTGACAAGCTGACCGTCGAGATCTGGAAAGACGGCAAACGGGTTGCGGAGAAATCCACGGTTTCACCCAAGGGGGTAATCGAGATCCAGACCGACTTACGGCCAACATCCACGCCAACCCCCACGTCAACCAAGATCCCGGTCCCGACAAAGACCACTGCAGCGGCAAACGAAACTGCCAACGCAACCGCAACAATCACTGCGGCAGCCGAATAA
- the serS gene encoding serine--tRNA ligase, producing MLDIKFVRASPDVVKADLTKRNDLEKIAWVDELLAKDARSRELKVETDQLRQRRNTIARDINAAKKAGQDAKPLMEEAASLPKKIKDHDTEQEEIRTRMREIQMRLPNILHESVPVGKDDSENVEVKRVGTPRTFSFEVKNHGQLATEKGWADFERAAKTSGAGFYFLKGNLVLLDMALQRYAIDLLEKKGYTPVIPPYMINRTSYEGVTDLGDFEKVMYKIDGDDAYLIATSEHPIGAMYQDEIFEEKDLPLRLAGISPCFRREIGAHGLDTKGLFRVHQFTKVEQFVFCKPEDSWTIHEELLANAEEIFQGLDLPYHVVNICTGDIGTVAAKKYDIEVWMPRENAYKEVVSCSNCTSYQAVRLNIRVRDKSDFESKQHVHTLNSTAIATSRVLRAILENNQQEDGSVLIPEVLRPYMNGREFL from the coding sequence ATGCTTGACATAAAGTTCGTACGGGCCAGCCCGGATGTGGTGAAGGCAGATCTCACAAAAAGGAACGACCTAGAGAAGATCGCATGGGTCGATGAGCTGCTCGCAAAGGACGCCCGTTCCCGCGAACTCAAAGTGGAGACCGACCAGCTCCGCCAGCGGAGAAACACCATTGCCCGCGACATCAATGCGGCAAAGAAGGCAGGGCAGGATGCAAAACCGCTGATGGAAGAGGCCGCCTCGCTCCCGAAGAAGATCAAAGACCACGACACTGAACAGGAGGAGATCCGGACACGGATGCGCGAGATCCAGATGCGCCTGCCCAATATCCTGCACGAGAGCGTCCCGGTCGGTAAGGACGACTCGGAGAACGTAGAGGTGAAGCGGGTCGGGACTCCCCGCACCTTCTCCTTTGAAGTGAAGAACCACGGCCAGCTCGCGACAGAGAAAGGCTGGGCTGACTTCGAGCGTGCTGCCAAGACCTCGGGTGCAGGCTTCTATTTCCTGAAAGGGAACCTCGTGCTCCTCGATATGGCGCTCCAGCGCTACGCGATAGACCTCCTGGAAAAGAAAGGCTACACTCCCGTCATCCCGCCCTACATGATCAACCGGACCTCATACGAGGGCGTGACCGATCTCGGCGACTTCGAGAAAGTGATGTACAAGATCGACGGGGATGACGCGTACCTCATCGCGACCAGCGAGCACCCCATCGGCGCGATGTACCAGGACGAGATCTTCGAAGAGAAAGACCTCCCGCTCCGGCTTGCCGGTATCTCTCCCTGCTTCCGGCGCGAGATCGGCGCCCACGGCCTTGACACCAAGGGGCTCTTCCGGGTCCACCAGTTCACCAAGGTCGAGCAGTTCGTCTTCTGCAAGCCGGAGGACTCCTGGACGATCCACGAAGAACTGCTCGCCAATGCCGAGGAGATCTTCCAGGGGCTTGACCTTCCCTACCATGTCGTGAACATCTGCACGGGCGACATCGGTACGGTTGCGGCAAAGAAGTACGACATCGAGGTCTGGATGCCGCGCGAGAACGCGTACAAGGAGGTTGTCTCCTGCTCGAACTGCACGAGTTACCAGGCAGTCCGGCTCAATATCCGGGTCCGGGACAAGAGTGACTTTGAGTCAAAGCAGCACGTGCACACCCTCAACTCAACAGCCATTGCCACCTCCCGCGTGCTGCGGGCGATCCTCGAGAACAACCAGCAGGAGGACGGCTCGGTCCTCATACCGGAAGTCCTGCGGCCGTACATGAACGGGCGGGAGTTCCTCTGA
- a CDS encoding TATA-box-binding protein, with product MQDDPIRIQNIVAAGPVADSIDLTHLLNAVPECRFDKKRFPGAVYYMQDPKAVALIFGSGKVVITGIARQEDLVPATKNLLAVLKTANIACHDEPRVSVRNIVCTCSFGRECNLVRMVASLMDSDWVEYEPESFPGLVCRLTDPKVVFLLFSSGKAVITGGTNLADIRKGLEIFREKLGRTGVL from the coding sequence ATGCAGGACGATCCGATCAGGATCCAGAATATCGTTGCCGCCGGACCGGTTGCGGATTCCATTGACCTGACGCATCTCCTCAATGCAGTACCGGAGTGCAGGTTCGACAAGAAGCGGTTTCCCGGCGCCGTGTACTATATGCAGGACCCCAAAGCCGTTGCCCTCATCTTTGGATCCGGGAAGGTTGTCATCACCGGCATTGCCCGGCAGGAAGACCTTGTGCCTGCCACAAAGAACCTTCTTGCAGTGCTCAAAACCGCCAACATCGCCTGCCATGATGAGCCCCGCGTCTCGGTCCGGAACATTGTCTGTACCTGCAGTTTCGGCCGGGAATGCAACCTGGTCCGGATGGTCGCTTCCCTCATGGACAGCGACTGGGTGGAGTACGAACCGGAGAGTTTCCCGGGGCTGGTCTGCCGGCTTACCGACCCCAAAGTCGTCTTCCTCCTCTTCTCTTCCGGGAAAGCCGTCATCACCGGGGGGACAAACCTTGCCGATATCCGGAAAGGGTTAGAAATCTTCCGGGAAAAGCTCGGCCGTACCGGCGTCCTGTAG
- a CDS encoding MarR family winged helix-turn-helix transcriptional regulator: protein MKSLETREREFLGKDIALLYRASQKNLDDRLRPCGIGSGQFYVLMPLFREDGINQDAITRIIQVDKASVTRAVQKLVDEGYVVRKRDETDRRSCRVFLTKKGRGIQLAMTTIAQEWEDLLPSGFDPVERGGVRGSFETMINTIFRDTGE, encoded by the coding sequence GTGAAATCCTTGGAAACGAGAGAACGGGAATTTTTAGGAAAAGACATTGCGTTGCTCTACCGGGCAAGCCAGAAGAACCTTGACGACCGGCTCCGGCCCTGCGGGATCGGCTCGGGACAGTTTTACGTGCTGATGCCCCTCTTCCGCGAGGACGGGATCAACCAGGACGCGATAACCCGGATCATCCAGGTGGACAAGGCGTCCGTCACCCGGGCGGTCCAGAAACTGGTTGACGAAGGCTACGTTGTCCGGAAACGTGACGAGACCGACCGGCGCTCCTGCCGGGTCTTTCTCACAAAAAAAGGCCGGGGGATCCAACTTGCGATGACAACGATTGCGCAGGAATGGGAAGACCTGCTCCCCTCCGGTTTTGATCCGGTGGAGCGCGGGGGGGTCCGTGGCTCGTTTGAAACAATGATCAACACCATCTTCCGGGATACGGGAGAGTAA
- a CDS encoding DUF2070 family protein, whose amino-acid sequence MSGEMDLKLEALSKYIVTSPSWVRSLALILLLSGCVEIMSILGNGESFTNPNLFPIAVYLIPALAALAFTPGLARRFGGKLDYGWSGLTAALGLIISLFVSLSPILLFRFSFPLFFAISLALVFAFRMLLLAAVVDFHLRNVVVPAFLHSGIAILGAAPFLGLWFVQVSILLHISFAVGVYVFIIVVERPMKANFKVGPLELVNAFLLHLSEGSHKLDDFFRSIGESVVVPQVSLVLQREGNEEIFVTIPNVHPGPLGEIGGSNLPKILHGQIGGAALVFHGSASHDFNPVDETEVKKVGAAVLASRPESCTSTLCTKAGRYRHGSVDVMAQAFGDTVIAVATRSPLVTEDLDFAMGFSIMKAGEKQFRHVGFIDAHNCMDTLADGVYSGTALGMEYLAAAEDAFSGTAHQEQVPFMAGYAHQTLPWSRTDGFGDLGVQVLVITAGGQKTAYVLFDGNNMHTGARDEIRRRLLSLVDECEIMTTDTHVVNTISGRNQVGLKVPVNAFYPHVERAVREAIADSAPACSAGATTWCRDVVVFGSQRISQIASTVNAMIGFLVPVAIIIVVGAFLTTAMAYFLLVY is encoded by the coding sequence ATGTCCGGTGAGATGGACCTTAAGCTTGAGGCGCTTTCGAAATATATCGTGACCAGCCCCTCCTGGGTACGGTCGCTCGCCCTCATCCTGCTCCTCTCCGGGTGTGTCGAGATCATGTCGATTCTCGGAAACGGGGAGTCTTTCACCAATCCCAATCTCTTCCCGATTGCCGTATACCTCATCCCGGCGCTGGCTGCACTTGCATTCACTCCCGGGCTTGCCCGCCGGTTTGGCGGGAAACTCGACTATGGCTGGTCGGGGCTGACGGCCGCTCTCGGCCTCATCATCTCGCTCTTCGTCTCGCTCTCGCCTATCCTCCTCTTCCGCTTCTCGTTCCCGCTCTTCTTTGCAATCTCGCTTGCCCTTGTCTTCGCGTTCCGTATGCTCCTCCTAGCAGCCGTCGTCGACTTCCACCTCCGGAACGTGGTTGTCCCTGCGTTCCTCCACTCCGGCATCGCGATTCTCGGGGCGGCACCGTTCCTTGGCCTGTGGTTCGTGCAGGTCTCGATCCTGCTCCACATCAGTTTTGCCGTGGGAGTCTATGTCTTCATCATCGTTGTCGAGCGCCCGATGAAAGCGAATTTCAAGGTCGGCCCCCTGGAACTGGTGAACGCGTTCCTTCTCCACCTTTCGGAAGGGAGCCACAAACTCGACGACTTCTTCCGGAGCATCGGGGAGAGCGTTGTCGTGCCCCAGGTCTCGCTCGTGCTGCAGCGGGAAGGTAACGAGGAGATCTTTGTCACCATCCCGAATGTCCACCCGGGTCCGCTGGGCGAGATCGGGGGCAGCAACCTGCCGAAGATCCTCCACGGGCAGATCGGCGGCGCTGCGCTGGTCTTCCATGGCTCAGCCTCGCATGACTTCAACCCGGTCGATGAGACCGAAGTGAAAAAGGTCGGCGCTGCTGTCCTCGCATCCCGGCCGGAATCCTGCACCAGCACCCTCTGCACAAAAGCCGGCAGGTACCGTCACGGATCGGTGGATGTGATGGCGCAGGCATTCGGCGACACGGTCATCGCTGTCGCAACCCGTTCACCGCTCGTGACAGAGGACCTTGATTTTGCCATGGGATTCTCCATCATGAAAGCCGGTGAAAAACAGTTCCGGCACGTCGGGTTTATCGACGCCCATAACTGCATGGACACCCTCGCAGACGGCGTTTATTCCGGTACTGCGCTGGGCATGGAATATCTCGCTGCGGCAGAGGACGCCTTTTCCGGCACAGCACACCAGGAACAGGTCCCCTTCATGGCAGGCTATGCCCACCAGACCCTTCCCTGGTCGCGGACAGACGGGTTCGGTGACCTGGGTGTGCAGGTCCTCGTCATCACGGCGGGCGGGCAGAAGACCGCGTATGTCCTTTTTGACGGCAACAATATGCACACGGGCGCCCGCGACGAGATCCGCAGACGCCTGCTCTCCCTTGTTGACGAATGCGAGATCATGACCACTGACACGCACGTGGTCAACACCATCTCAGGAAGGAACCAGGTGGGGCTGAAAGTGCCGGTCAATGCATTTTATCCTCATGTCGAACGTGCGGTGCGGGAAGCAATCGCAGATTCCGCACCGGCCTGCTCTGCCGGCGCAACCACATGGTGCCGGGATGTTGTTGTCTTCGGCTCCCAGCGGATCTCCCAGATTGCATCAACGGTCAATGCCATGATAGGATTCCTTGTGCCGGTAGCTATCATCATCGTCGTCGGGGCATTTCTCACAACGGCGATGGCGTATTTCCTGCTGGTGTATTAA
- a CDS encoding MFS transporter, with amino-acid sequence MEFRKSHQFMLCITAFFGMAGGTHLAPVLPEMVAPLHTTSAEVALLMSVLTISTAIFTLLIAHYIDRVNRKTVLIPCLVVYGLTGLFCFFASDMQSLLVLRFLQGIGVAGMLTLPLLMIGDVFKGHDSVKPISTISISFAIGAISVPLIGGFMAMVAWNLPFLFYALALPFALVVWAFLPETRGAEHAGNRNGIKEAFCALRDIRVFSAVFMGFAVYVLLFAMVIYVPFLLKSLFSYSSGSSGIMLAIEGLAVILVASRVHSLTRRYSVLPVITLGFALVGASLVLMAFFPFLAAIVLLLILFGAGYGLAQTSVDVLTVQVPPPENRGGILSIHTCGKYLGGSIAPVILGIVLVFLGMEGVFVLAGIFGLVMAAIAYGIRNKFAGPAGAAGQ; translated from the coding sequence ATGGAATTCAGGAAATCCCACCAGTTCATGCTCTGCATCACGGCATTCTTCGGCATGGCCGGGGGCACGCATCTTGCCCCGGTCCTGCCGGAGATGGTAGCGCCCCTGCACACGACCAGTGCGGAAGTCGCCCTGCTGATGTCGGTGCTGACCATCTCGACTGCCATCTTCACCCTGCTGATTGCGCACTACATTGACCGGGTCAACCGCAAGACAGTCCTCATCCCCTGCCTCGTGGTCTACGGCCTGACCGGCCTCTTCTGTTTCTTTGCCTCCGACATGCAGTCGCTCCTCGTCCTCCGGTTCCTGCAGGGGATTGGCGTTGCGGGGATGCTGACCCTGCCCCTTCTCATGATTGGGGACGTGTTCAAAGGCCACGACAGCGTGAAGCCGATCAGCACCATCAGTATCTCGTTTGCGATCGGTGCCATATCGGTCCCGCTCATCGGGGGGTTCATGGCAATGGTGGCGTGGAACCTCCCGTTCCTGTTCTACGCGCTCGCGCTCCCGTTCGCCCTTGTGGTCTGGGCATTTCTCCCGGAGACACGCGGGGCGGAGCATGCCGGTAACCGCAACGGGATCAAAGAGGCGTTTTGTGCGCTCCGGGATATCCGGGTTTTCTCTGCGGTCTTCATGGGATTTGCCGTATACGTCCTGCTGTTTGCCATGGTCATCTACGTCCCCTTCCTGCTCAAGAGCCTCTTCTCGTATTCCTCCGGCTCTTCCGGCATCATGCTCGCGATCGAAGGGCTCGCGGTCATTCTTGTGGCGTCCCGGGTGCACAGCCTTACGCGGAGATATTCCGTGCTCCCGGTCATCACCCTCGGGTTCGCGCTCGTTGGCGCATCGCTCGTGCTCATGGCATTCTTCCCCTTCCTAGCCGCTATCGTCCTCCTGCTCATCCTGTTCGGGGCCGGGTATGGTCTTGCCCAGACGTCCGTTGATGTCCTCACGGTCCAGGTCCCCCCGCCGGAAAACCGGGGCGGCATCCTCTCCATCCACACCTGCGGGAAATACCTTGGCGGGAGCATCGCCCCGGTCATCCTCGGGATCGTTCTCGTCTTCTTGGGCATGGAAGGCGTCTTTGTGCTGGCCGGGATCTTCGGGCTCGTTATGGCCGCAATCGCGTACGGGATCCGGAATAAATTCGCGGGGCCGGCCGGTGCTGCGGGGCAGTGA
- a CDS encoding zinc ribbon domain-containing protein, which produces MKLPWSRKKDEPGNLISCPRCNAPAPSDKPFCEACGARIAPPPSCSLCGTLLEPGSRFCPSCGAMIGSTKDKPDAGSPKKTPAKKSRVPVSEESPAPHEPENAKHPDSPKNVPDDKGPAHEPPEEKPEPRPAKKTPVPPAKTTIPPGRSHGLAARLGQGTMMIAVILVLILAGAVLIFSGFLSLPVVSSQPVVPPGVVPETTPSPVPVAATTAMPAVSVAPTRNISLVPGPTQTLPAHLDIVLQTERDPRTRMISVEYMGGKGQYGVREIFVRLTRSDGEVLTGSFKPIQIGSRIELQGTEQADRLEVVTRHYSGEEYTVIDRVFEYKVRTA; this is translated from the coding sequence ATGAAACTGCCATGGTCGCGCAAGAAGGATGAGCCGGGAAATCTGATATCCTGCCCGCGGTGCAATGCACCGGCACCGTCCGACAAGCCGTTCTGCGAGGCCTGCGGCGCGCGGATCGCCCCTCCCCCCTCCTGCTCGCTCTGCGGTACGCTCCTTGAACCGGGATCGCGCTTCTGCCCCTCGTGCGGGGCAATGATCGGGAGCACAAAGGACAAGCCCGATGCAGGATCTCCCAAAAAAACTCCGGCAAAGAAATCACGGGTGCCGGTAAGCGAAGAGTCACCGGCTCCGCATGAACCGGAGAACGCGAAGCATCCCGATTCCCCAAAGAACGTGCCGGACGATAAGGGGCCCGCCCATGAGCCCCCGGAAGAAAAGCCGGAACCGCGACCTGCCAAAAAAACTCCTGTGCCTCCCGCAAAAACAACCATTCCGCCCGGGCGATCGCACGGGCTCGCCGCGCGCCTCGGGCAGGGGACCATGATGATTGCGGTAATCCTCGTTCTCATCCTCGCCGGGGCGGTCCTCATCTTCTCCGGTTTCCTCTCCCTCCCCGTTGTTTCATCCCAGCCGGTAGTTCCACCGGGGGTGGTCCCGGAAACGACACCCTCGCCTGTTCCGGTGGCGGCAACCACGGCGATGCCTGCGGTATCAGTGGCACCAACCAGGAACATCTCGCTCGTGCCTGGCCCTACCCAGACACTCCCCGCGCACCTGGACATTGTCTTACAGACAGAGCGCGACCCGCGGACACGGATGATCTCGGTCGAGTACATGGGGGGCAAGGGCCAGTACGGGGTGCGCGAAATCTTCGTCCGGCTCACCCGCTCCGATGGCGAGGTGCTGACCGGCTCCTTCAAGCCTATCCAGATCGGCAGCAGGATCGAACTCCAGGGAACCGAGCAGGCGGACCGGCTGGAAGTCGTGACCCGGCATTATTCCGGCGAGGAATACACGGTCATTGACCGGGTATTCGAATACAAAGTCCGGACCGCGTAA
- a CDS encoding ATP-binding protein has translation MKIAVCGKGGVGKTFLAGSLAAYFASISRPVIAIDADSSPNLALTLGLTEEEASRIQPVAENEELIRVKTATDHPGVFRLSFSVDDIIAKYAVRTPSGAHLLVMGTIKAAGSGCTCPAHSVVRALMRHLVVERDEVVILDMEAGIEHLGRGTAARVDVLLAVSDANKKSLLAAATICRLANEAGIPVAGIVANRNATPEEERIVRAFAEQHGLHVVGNVPYDPAVTAAGIAGEPAGPRQSLAWNAVRELAGALEKTKRPEDKSRGNRKNGVTV, from the coding sequence ATGAAGATCGCGGTCTGCGGCAAGGGCGGCGTGGGAAAAACCTTCCTTGCCGGGAGCCTTGCTGCTTACTTCGCGTCCATCAGCCGGCCGGTCATTGCCATCGATGCGGATTCTTCCCCGAACCTTGCGCTCACGCTCGGGCTTACCGAGGAAGAGGCCTCGCGGATCCAGCCGGTTGCAGAAAACGAAGAACTGATCCGCGTCAAGACCGCGACCGATCACCCGGGCGTTTTCCGGCTCTCGTTCTCGGTGGACGACATCATCGCGAAGTACGCGGTGCGGACCCCGTCCGGCGCCCATCTGCTGGTGATGGGGACGATCAAGGCTGCGGGATCGGGCTGCACCTGCCCCGCTCACTCGGTTGTCCGTGCCCTGATGCGTCATCTCGTTGTCGAACGGGACGAAGTTGTCATCCTCGATATGGAGGCTGGCATCGAGCATCTCGGACGGGGCACTGCTGCGCGGGTCGATGTACTCCTCGCGGTCTCCGACGCAAACAAAAAATCGCTCCTTGCCGCAGCCACCATCTGCCGGCTTGCGAACGAGGCGGGAATTCCGGTGGCAGGCATTGTCGCGAACCGGAATGCAACGCCGGAAGAGGAGAGGATCGTGCGGGCGTTTGCAGAGCAGCACGGCCTTCACGTAGTGGGCAATGTGCCCTACGATCCGGCAGTCACGGCAGCAGGCATCGCGGGCGAGCCTGCCGGTCCCCGGCAGTCCCTTGCATGGAATGCCGTGCGCGAACTTGCCGGTGCTTTGGAAAAAACAAAGAGGCCGGAAGACAAATCACGGGGAAACCGGAAGAACGGGGTGACCGTATGA